AGCTGGTGTTCACCGGCGCCCTGGTCAACATGCCGGCCGTTCTGATCGTCGCCGCGATCAGCTGGCTTTGCTATCTCGGCATCACGCAGTCGGCGGCGGTCAACGCGATCATCGTGGCCATCAAGGTGAGCGTAATCCTGCTGTTTCTGGTGGTGATGTTCAACTACATCAACGCCGACCTGTGGCATCCATTCATTCCGGCCAACGAAGGCGGCTCGAAGTTCGGCTGGAGCGGCGTCTACCGCGGCGCCACCCTGGTGTTCTTTGCCTATATCGGTTTCGACGCGGTCTCCACCGCAGCCGGTGAAGCCAAGAACCCGCAGCGCGACATGCCGATCGGCATTCTTGGCTCGCTGCTGATCTGCACCGTGCTGTACGTGGCGATGGCCGCGGTCATGACCGGCACGACCCCGTTCCGCATGCTCAATACGCCTGAGCCGGTCGCTACCGCGATCAACTATGTGCTCGGCACCGTCGCCGCCGGCAGCGCGTCCAGCTACCTCCTGGGCACGCTGAAGATCCTGGTGGTGTTCGCCGCCCTCGCGGGCTTGAGCTCGGTGGTGCTGGTGATGCTGATGGGCCAGCCGCGCATCTTCTATTCGATGTCGCGCGACGGCCTGCTGCCGCCGGCACTGGGGCGCGTGCATCCGAAACACCGCACGCCCTATATCGGCACCATCCTGGTGGGCGTGATCGCCTGCATCCTGGCCGGCCTGTTCCCGGTGGACGTGCTCGGCGACCTGGTCTCGATGGGTACCTTGCTGGCCTTCGCCACCGTCTGCATCGGCGTGCTGGTGCTGCGTCGCACGCGACCGGATCTGCCACGCGCGTTCCGCGTGCCGCTGCCGTGGATCGTCTGCCCGTTGGGTGCCGCTGCCTGCCTGTTCCTGTTCTGGCAGGCTTTCAAGGAGCGCTGGCCGCTGATGCTTGGCTGGATCGCGATCGGCTTCCTGATCTACGTCTTCTACGGCTATCGCAACAGCAAGTTGCGCCAGAACGCCCACTGACAAACCACCGGCAGCCGGCGCCCACAGCGCCGGCTGCCGCGTTTGTAATGCCAACCGGATAGAACCGGACGCCCCGCTTTCGAAGACGACCTCCCATGCTCAAGCAGTTGCTCGCCCGCAAGACCGATTTCAACGAACCCGACGACACCCACGGCCCCACCCTGCGCCGCACACTCGGACCGTGGGGTCTGACTGCACTCGGCATCGGGGCGGTGATCGGCGGCGGCATCTTCGTGATCACCGGCCAGGCAGCGGCCGACCATGCCGGCCCGGCGGTGATCCTTTCCTTCATCCTGGCGGCGATCTGCAGCACGTTCACCGCGCTGTGCTACGCCGAATTCGCCACGCTTATACCGGTTTCCGGCAGCGCCTATTCCTACGCCTATGCAACGCTCGGCGAACTGATGGCGTGGTTCATCGGCTGGAACCTGGTGCTGGAATACGGCGTGTCCGCCTCGGCGGTGGCGGTGAGCTGGACCGGTTATTTCCTCAGCCTGCTGGAGCACGTCGGCACGCTCTTCCAGATGGATCTGAGCATCCCTGCAGCGCTGACCAGTGCGCCGTTGGCATTCACAGCCGACCATCACCTGGTCGCCACCGGCGCACTGCTCAACCTGCCGGCGGTGGTGCTCATCCTGCTGCTGACCTGGATCTGCTACGTGGGCATCCGCGAGTCGAGCCTGGCGAACGCCGCGATGGTGGCGCTCAAGGTCGGCCTGATCACCCTGGTGATCGTGGTCGGCTGGCGCTATGTCGACCCTTCCAACTGGACTCCGTTCGTGCCCGAGTCGCAGGGTCACTACAAATATGGCTGGGGCGGCGTACTGCGCGGTGCGGCGATGGTGTTCTTCGCCTACATCGGCTTCGAGGCGACTTCGGTGGCGGCGCAGGAATCACGCAACCCGCAGCGCGACCTGCCGATCGGTATCCTCGCCTCGCTGGCGATCTGCACCGTGCTGTACATCGCGATGGCCGCGGTGATGACCGGCCTCAGTTCCTACACCCTGCTCGGCACCGACGAGCCGGTGGTGACCGCCCTGCACGGGCACCCGCAACTGGAATGGCTGCGCTGGCTGGTGGAGATCGGCGCGCTGCTGGGGCTGTCGTCGGTGGTGCTGGTGATGATCATCGCGCAGCCGCGCATCTTCATGATCATGGGTCGTGACGGCATGCTGCCCAAGGTGTTCACGCGGATCCATCCGCGCTACCGCACGCCGCACCTGAATACGCTGATCACCGGTGCCGGCATCGCCCTGCTCGCGGCGATCTTCCCGCTGGACGTGCTGGGCGACCTGGTGTCGATGGGCACACTGATCGCGTTCATGGCGGTTTGTGCCGGCGTGTGGATCCTGCGGCATACCCGGCCGGAGCTGCCGCGCACCTTCCGCGTGCCGTTCGCACCGGTGATCTGCACGCTCGGCATCCTCAGCTGCCTCGCCCTGCTGTCCACGATGGCCTGGTACAACTGGTCGCTGATGATCGTCTGGACCATCCTCGGCCTGGTGATCTATTTTGGTTACGGCAACCGGCACAGCCATCTGCGCCGCGCCATGGCCGACACGCCGAAGCCCTGATTCATCAATTTCGGCAAATATCTGTAAAAATCTCCAAATTTCGCCGAAATAAAGTAAATTTCTTCTATCCGCACGAAACGGCACAGTTCTTCATAAATCTTACGAATTCAATGGCAAGTTATTGTTTTTGCATGATTTAACGAGAACTTTTCAAGAGAAATCGAGGGACCGGTCGCCCTTTCGCCGAACTCGGGAGTATCATCCTCAGTCCGCGGGTTGATCACTTGGCAGTGGGCCCCGGATCGCGGCTCGGCGCGTCAGGTGGGTAAGCTCCTCAGCCTGATGTGTCCGGGCCGCACTTTTGTCCGCGCGACCCCTTTCCGCCTCGCGCTCCATCAGGGAAAACAAAAAGGCCGGCGATCAGCCGGCCTTTTGCATGGCGGAATTCCCGATGTGATCGGGAGGCGATCAGGCCTTCTTCGGCGTGTGCGACACGCACCAGCCTTTCGCGTTCACCGACTTGCCGGGGAACAGCTGACACGGCCCGCGACCGGTGGCGCCGCCGCTGTAGAACTGGCAGTTCGCGCAATCGTCACCGGCCTTGTACTTGGCGTTGGTGGTCTTGCTGGCATCTTCCACGTAGCCCAATGCCTTCGCGGTCGGGTCCGACTCGCTCACCGGCGGCAGGTCCGCCGCACGCGCAAAGCGCGGCAAGCCACCGAACACCACGGCTGCCGCCGTCGTGCCGGCAGCCACCTTGAGGAATCGGCGACGCGATTCGATATCTTGTTCTTTCGACATGGGCAAGCCTCCGTCGGGATCTATCCAGCACACTCTGCGCCGGATTCGTGCCGATGTTACGCCCACCATCCCAATTTTTCCTGACTTGCGAGAATGGCTCTCATTCCAACCGGGTGGCGACCTGGCGCATGGTATAGTCGGCGCTCATTTGGACGTCCAAACCGCATGAGCCAGACCCTTCCAGCCACGATCCCCGCCAGCTTGTTCGAGCAGCGCGCCGACGCCGTTGCCGACGCCGCGCGCGAGCTGTCCACGCTTGGCTGGACGCCGGCGACCAGCAGCAATTTCTCGATGCGGGTCGATGCGGATCACGCGGCGATCACCATCTCCGGCCGGCACAAGGGCAGGCTCGGCCGCGACGACATCATGCTGATCGACCTGGACGGGAATGCCGTCGGCACCGATGCCCGCCCCAGTGCCGAGACGGCGCTGCACACCCAGGTCTACCGGCGCTGTCCGGAGATGAACGTGGTGCTGCACACCCACTCGCGCACGCAAAGCGTGGCGTCGCGGCTGTTCGCTGCCGAGGGCGCCGTGCGCCTGCAGGGCTGGGAACTGCAGAAGGCGATCACCGGCTACCACACCCATGAAAGCGTGCTGGAGATCCCGGTGTTCCCGAACACCCAGCACATGCCCGAACTGGTGGCCCGGGTCAACGCCTGGCTGGACGCAGGCAAGCCGCTGCACGCCTACCTGATCGACGGCCACGGCATCTACACCTGGGGCCGCGACATGGCCGAGACCCGGCGCCATCTGGAGGCGCTGGAGTTCCTGCTCGGCTGCGAACTTGACCTGAAAAAGCTGAGGGCATCATGAGCCGACTGCGCATCTTCGACGAAACCCGACCGCAATCGCCGCTGGCAGCGATCGACGAGCACGCCGCGATTGCCGCCGAGCTGGGCAAGGTCGGCGTCCGCTTCGAACGGTGGGACGCCAGCCAGCCGATCGCGCCGGGCGCCAGCCAGGACGAGGTGATCGCGGCCTATCGCGGCGACATCGACCGGCTGATGGGCGAGAAGGGTTACCAGTCCGTCGATGTGATCAGCCTCGCCCCCGATCATCCCGACCGTGCCATGTTGCGCCAGAAGTTCCTCAGCGAGCACACCCACAGCGAGGACGAAGTGCGCTTCTTCGTCGCCGGCGCCGGCCAGTTCACCCTGCACATCGGCGGCAAGGTGTACGACGTGCTGTGCGAACAGGGCGACCTGATCGGCGTGCCGGACGGCACCCGCCACTGGTTCGACATGAGCGAGGCGCCCTACTTCGTGGCGATCCGGCTGTTCACCAACAAGGAAGGCTGGGTGGCCAACTTCACCGGCGACGACATCGCGCAGCAGTTCCCGCGGATGCAGCCGCACCAGGCTACGCCGGGCTGATAACGGCCGCCGACGCGCCATTCGTCTATGCTGGCCCACCCACCTACGCCACCGTCGCCATGATCGAAATCCGCGCCATCGTCACCGATATCGAGGGCACCACCAGCTCGATCGACTTCGTCCGCGACGTGCTGTTTCCGTACGCGCGCAAGCGCCTGCCAGCCTTCGTCGAAACCCACGGCAACAAGCCCGAAGTGCAACACTGGCTGCATGAGGCGGCCATCGAAGCCGGGCTGGTGGAGGCCCGCCGCCAGGACATCATCGAACTGCTGCTGCAGTGGATCGACCAGGATCGCAAATCCACCGCGCTGAAGGCGCTG
This window of the Rhodanobacter soli genome carries:
- a CDS encoding amino acid permease encodes the protein MIKGLFATHAIEAMPHVDAGEPVEGNSTGEVTLKRALTARHLVMLGIGAVIGAGIFAITGTAAAQFAGPALILSFLIAAVACGLAGMCYAEFAAMLPVSGSAYSYSYATLGEVVAWFVGWALVLEYLFAASTVAVAWSGYFGEMLRMLSSMTGLNFNLPTALSSAPLTFATGGHKLVFTGALVNMPAVLIVAAISWLCYLGITQSAAVNAIIVAIKVSVILLFLVVMFNYINADLWHPFIPANEGGSKFGWSGVYRGATLVFFAYIGFDAVSTAAGEAKNPQRDMPIGILGSLLICTVLYVAMAAVMTGTTPFRMLNTPEPVATAINYVLGTVAAGSASSYLLGTLKILVVFAALAGLSSVVLVMLMGQPRIFYSMSRDGLLPPALGRVHPKHRTPYIGTILVGVIACILAGLFPVDVLGDLVSMGTLLAFATVCIGVLVLRRTRPDLPRAFRVPLPWIVCPLGAAACLFLFWQAFKERWPLMLGWIAIGFLIYVFYGYRNSKLRQNAH
- a CDS encoding amino acid permease; amino-acid sequence: MLKQLLARKTDFNEPDDTHGPTLRRTLGPWGLTALGIGAVIGGGIFVITGQAAADHAGPAVILSFILAAICSTFTALCYAEFATLIPVSGSAYSYAYATLGELMAWFIGWNLVLEYGVSASAVAVSWTGYFLSLLEHVGTLFQMDLSIPAALTSAPLAFTADHHLVATGALLNLPAVVLILLLTWICYVGIRESSLANAAMVALKVGLITLVIVVGWRYVDPSNWTPFVPESQGHYKYGWGGVLRGAAMVFFAYIGFEATSVAAQESRNPQRDLPIGILASLAICTVLYIAMAAVMTGLSSYTLLGTDEPVVTALHGHPQLEWLRWLVEIGALLGLSSVVLVMIIAQPRIFMIMGRDGMLPKVFTRIHPRYRTPHLNTLITGAGIALLAAIFPLDVLGDLVSMGTLIAFMAVCAGVWILRHTRPELPRTFRVPFAPVICTLGILSCLALLSTMAWYNWSLMIVWTILGLVIYFGYGNRHSHLRRAMADTPKP
- a CDS encoding high-potential iron-sulfur protein: MSKEQDIESRRRFLKVAAGTTAAAVVFGGLPRFARAADLPPVSESDPTAKALGYVEDASKTTNAKYKAGDDCANCQFYSGGATGRGPCQLFPGKSVNAKGWCVSHTPKKA
- a CDS encoding methylthioribulose 1-phosphate dehydratase, with product MSQTLPATIPASLFEQRADAVADAARELSTLGWTPATSSNFSMRVDADHAAITISGRHKGRLGRDDIMLIDLDGNAVGTDARPSAETALHTQVYRRCPEMNVVLHTHSRTQSVASRLFAAEGAVRLQGWELQKAITGYHTHESVLEIPVFPNTQHMPELVARVNAWLDAGKPLHAYLIDGHGIYTWGRDMAETRRHLEALEFLLGCELDLKKLRAS
- a CDS encoding 1,2-dihydroxy-3-keto-5-methylthiopentene dioxygenase, encoding MSRLRIFDETRPQSPLAAIDEHAAIAAELGKVGVRFERWDASQPIAPGASQDEVIAAYRGDIDRLMGEKGYQSVDVISLAPDHPDRAMLRQKFLSEHTHSEDEVRFFVAGAGQFTLHIGGKVYDVLCEQGDLIGVPDGTRHWFDMSEAPYFVAIRLFTNKEGWVANFTGDDIAQQFPRMQPHQATPG